The genomic interval GAGGAGGGCACCAAGACCCGCCGGCGGCTCGGCAAGCGGCTGAGTGAGCTGGCGGACGATGGCGCGGAGCGGCTCTCGACGCTGAGCGGCGCCGGGCGGCGGGCCGGACGGCACGCCGGACGACAGCTTCGCGGCCGGCTCGACGAGCTGGGCGAGGGGCTCTCCCGGCGCGCGCGGCGGCTCCAGGCCCGGAGTGAAAGCGCGATCGAGGAGCTCAAGGCGCGAATCGACTCGCTGGAGGAACAGTTCGAAGACGCCGCCGAAGAGGCGGGCGACGAGATCGAGGACACCGTCTCCTCCGGCCCCGGCGGTTGGCCCAAGGCGCTGGGCTTCGCGCTCGGCGCAGGCGTCACCTATTTCCTGGTGAGCGAGCGGGCGGCTCCCGCGCGGGCGCGGGTCCAGGATGCGGCCGAGCGGGCGCGCGCCGGTGCTTCGGACAGATGGGACCAATTCCAGCGAGAGGGCGGGTTCCGGCGGTTCAGTGGCGAGCACAATGGTGGGGAGCGGCGGACGAGCGGCGCCACGGAAAATCCGCCGGCCGCGGAGTAGCGCCGAGCGGTTGCCGGCCGACCGGCGGCCGATCTAACTTCTCCGCTTCACCCGAGCGGAGATGAAGATGACCGAGCACGAACCCATCACCCGTGGGACCGTCGCCTACTGGGCCGGGATGGTGCTGCTGATCGTCGCGATCGTCGCGATCGCCGCCATCATCTTCCGCGCGCCGGCAAAGCTGGGAATCTGACGTGCCCCGCGGCGGCGGCTCGCGGGCCTTTCCGCACGCCTACAGATGAAACTCGATGAGGTCGTCCGCGGGCCGCTCCCGGCGCAGGTTGTCGCTGTGGGTCACGACCGAGTTGGGCGGCACGCTGTGGGTGAGCCAGACATTACCTCCGATGATGCTGTCCCTCCCCACGACGGTGTCGCCGCCCAGAATCGTAGCGTTGGCATAGATCACCACGCCGTCACCGATGGTCGGGTGGCGGCGGGTCTGTGAGAGGTTCTTCCGCACCGACGCCGCGCCGATCGTCACTCCCTGGTACAGCTTGACCCCGTCGCCCAGCGTGGCGGTCTCGCCGATCACGATGCCGGTCCCATGGTCGATGGCGAACCGCGCGCCCACCATGGCGGCGGGGTGGATGTCGATCCCCGTTTCCCGATGAGCGAACTCGGTGAGCAGCCTGGGGAAGAGCGGCG from Gemmatimonadales bacterium carries:
- a CDS encoding YtxH domain-containing protein; translated protein: MSGYAADYEDTTPRRRRGARAAGGAGALLGAIAMGVAIGMLTAPEEGTKTRRRLGKRLSELADDGAERLSTLSGAGRRAGRHAGRQLRGRLDELGEGLSRRARRLQARSESAIEELKARIDSLEEQFEDAAEEAGDEIEDTVSSGPGGWPKALGFALGAGVTYFLVSERAAPARARVQDAAERARAGASDRWDQFQREGGFRRFSGEHNGGERRTSGATENPPAAE